The following coding sequences lie in one Notolabrus celidotus isolate fNotCel1 chromosome 6, fNotCel1.pri, whole genome shotgun sequence genomic window:
- the malt3 gene encoding mucosa-associated lymphoid tissue lymphoma translocation protein 1 — MIRDLVIVLPPVSVCVPVNHKVTLSVRAEGTGILNYQWFTVGQEEVPGGIGADLTIKAKQTQPFACRVSDHFNNYVFSNWVQVKVLDIDKSGLPVHWEGEPHIVVNPKPQTVKIGTKFTLRCLAFGIQTPNYQWYRNGQLLPDKTKDTMQIECASAEHKGSYLCSVSNIQAERWTEPVDVDIVLIDQLHLAAPTATDKVALLIGNLNYTNHPGLMAPIMDVHELANLLQQLGFRVVSLLDLSREEMLAAIDKFIQLLDRGVYGLFYYAGHGYERAGRNYLVAVDAPQPYRPENCVCVQRIMLSMQQRQTALSVILLDTCRKWYNQDCIPSAIMSLGPSGNTVYGYATCEDAEAFEVQDGGKSTGIFTKYLNAHILQPEKVTHILERVSEDLGRDPLIIGKQVVEIKHTLKEPRSLADPVRTTGHTRELHLRDVCWRQANELPRKKQLMFLCGVKVEVSFSALFSNVLVAFATVKTTDPQTQDCTVTLSSTPPMEDLFSGPSRSEELDSLLFSKSDNPDCYLRLCALQKLKESLVIKVDLHYTHMDSKLRKTESLKMDIGKPLVASCKLHRRNHAATTKTKEGASSQSMGKISSGKSKLHKTLAGPCRPFTRKAECAPKVGGTRSNEPEENDENELQEYTLCH, encoded by the exons ATGATCAGAG ATCTAGTCATAGTGCTGCctcctgtttctgtgtgtgtgcctgtgaacCACAAGGTGACTCTGAGTGTCCGTGCTGAGGGCACAGGTATTCTCAACTATCAGTGGTTCACTGTTGGTCAGGAAGAG GTTCCCGGTGGCATTGGAGCAGACTTAACCATCAAAGCCAAACAAACTCAGCCCTTTGCGTGCAGAGTGAGCGACCACTTTAATAACTATGTGTTCAGTAACTGGGTACAAGTGAAGGTACTGGACATTGATAAATCAG gttTGCCAGTGCACTGGGAGGGCGAGCCACACATTGTTGTCAACCCTAAACCCCAGACAGTTAAAATAGGTACAAAATTTACTCTGCGCTGTTTAGCCTTCGGCATCCAGACCCCTAACTATCAGTGGTACAGGAATGGACAGCTACTGCCGGACAAAACCAAGGACACGATGCAG ATTGAATGTGCCTCAGCTGAACACAAAGGATCATACTTGTGCTCCGTATCCAACATACAAGCAGAGAGATGGACTGAACCAGTCGATGTTGACATTG tgCTAATTGACCAGCTCCATCTCGCAGCACCCACAG CCACTGATAAAGTTGCCCTACTTATTGGCAACCTGAATTACACAAACCACCCTGGCTTGATGGCCCCAATCATGGATGTCCACGAGCTGGCCaacctcctgcagcagcttggCTTCAGAGTGGTTTCACTACTGGATCTCAGCAGGGAGGAGATGCTTGCTGCTATCGACAAATTCATTCAGCTCCTTGACAGAGGGGTTTATG GTCTTTTCTACTACGCGGGTCATGGGTATGAACGTGCTGGGAGGAATTACCTGGTAGCTGTTGATGCTCCACAGCCATACAGACCTGaaaactgtgtctgtgtgcagaggATCATGCTCAGTATGCAGCAAAGACAGACTGCACTGAGTGTTATCCTTCTGGATACCTGCAGAAAATG GTACAACCAGGATTGCATTCCATCAGCCATCATGTCATTGGGACCCAGTGGGAACACTGTTTATGGTTATGCAAC GTGTGAAGATGCCGAGGCTTTTGAGGTGCAGGACGGGGGGAAAAGTACTGGAATCTTCACAAAGTACCTGAACGCACACATCCTACAGCCTGAAAAAGTCACACATATTTTGGAGAGGGTGTCTGAGG ATCTTGGAAGAGACCCTCTGATCATAGGCAAGCAGGTAGTGGAAATCAAACACACCCTGAAGGAACCAAGATCTCTTGCCGACCCAGTTCGCACCACCGGCCACACGAGAGAACTTCACCTGCGAGATGTTTGCTGGAGACAAGCAAATG AGCTACCACGGAAGAAGCAGCTGATGTTCTTATGCGGAGTAAAAGTGGAAGTGAGCTTCTCGGCTTTGTTCTCAAATGTCTTGGTGGCTTTTGCCACTGTTAAAACTACAGACCCCCAAACCCAGGACTGCACTGTCACTCTGAGTAGCACACCT CCAATGGAAGACTTGTTTTCTGGCCCCAGCAGGTCAGAGGAGTTGGACTCTCTTCTGTTCTCAAAATCTGACAACCCTGATTGTTATCTACGACTTTGTGCTCTTCAAAAACTTAAG GAATCACTGGTCATCAAAGTGGATCTACACTATACACACATGGACAGTAAGCTGCGCAAGACAGAAAGCCTAAAGATGGACATAGGAAAGCCTCTGGTGGCATCTTGTAAACTTCACAGGAGGAATCATGCAGCAACAACCAAGACTAAAGAAGGGGCTTCTTCTCAAAGTATGGGCAAAATTTCAAGTGGCAAATCAAAGCTGCACAAAACACTGGCTGGTCCATGCCGTCCTTTCACCAGAAAGGCAGAGTGTGCTCCTAAAGTCGGAGGTACAAGGAGCAACGAACCTGAAGAGAATGATGAAAATGAACTGCAAGAATATACTCTTTGCCATTAG